A window of Rhodobacteraceae bacterium LMO-JJ12 contains these coding sequences:
- a CDS encoding acyl--CoA ligase yields MEMDAGSKEMRDLRKTLEGADYPETLGAFVRERAEAQGDAVLGVWFDEGQTLTYRELDEAADRMASSLSALGVRKGTHVAMMLPNVPAFPITWVALGRIGAVMIPVNTGYTSEELHFVLSDSDSQFLVIDHDLLANFEAIEDKLPLISGAQVIIHGDPVEGRSSWSDLRERGALPFLPPTPVYRSDLLNIQYTSGTTGFPKGCMLTHDYWVLIGHFAAQFRNAGGNIRNTLIWAPFFYMDPMWQFLMTMKIGATAYVARKISLSSFYGWLEEYDINYCIFPEPALKARAPSPQDDKVNLKYVSIYGWRKEARKEIAERFNVIAREGYGMTEIGSATIVPLSAEAKSLETTCGLPGPFRELRIVDEQENDVKQGESGELWVSGRSILMGYYKRPEANATSFRGKWFRTGDVFRQDEDGYYYIVGRTKDMIKRAGENIAAREVEAALCTLPEIEEAAVVAVPDDTRREEVKAYILLKQGLSKTDVSPEKIIAHCKERLAAFKIPRYVAYVTDFPRTPSRKIQKNRIPSDPDNPSENSWDAKDGLWH; encoded by the coding sequence ATGGAAATGGATGCCGGTTCTAAGGAAATGCGCGACCTGCGCAAGACTCTGGAGGGCGCCGACTATCCCGAAACCCTTGGGGCGTTCGTGCGTGAGCGCGCCGAGGCCCAAGGGGACGCGGTACTTGGTGTGTGGTTTGACGAGGGTCAGACACTCACCTATCGCGAACTGGATGAAGCGGCGGACAGGATGGCTTCCAGCCTGTCCGCGCTTGGGGTCAGAAAAGGCACCCATGTGGCGATGATGCTGCCGAACGTGCCTGCCTTCCCGATTACCTGGGTCGCGTTGGGGCGCATCGGTGCCGTCATGATCCCGGTCAACACCGGGTATACCAGCGAGGAGCTTCACTTCGTCCTGTCGGATTCCGACTCGCAGTTTCTTGTCATCGACCATGATCTGCTGGCGAATTTCGAGGCGATCGAGGACAAGCTGCCGCTGATCTCGGGCGCGCAGGTGATCATTCACGGCGACCCGGTTGAAGGGCGCTCAAGCTGGTCGGATCTGCGCGAGCGCGGCGCGTTGCCGTTTTTGCCCCCCACGCCGGTCTATCGCAGCGATCTGCTGAACATTCAGTACACCTCCGGCACCACGGGTTTTCCCAAGGGTTGTATGCTGACCCATGACTATTGGGTGCTGATCGGTCATTTTGCGGCGCAATTCAGAAACGCCGGCGGGAATATCCGTAACACCCTCATCTGGGCGCCGTTCTTTTACATGGACCCGATGTGGCAGTTCCTGATGACCATGAAAATCGGGGCGACAGCCTATGTCGCACGCAAGATCAGCCTGTCGTCATTTTACGGCTGGCTTGAAGAATATGACATCAACTACTGCATCTTCCCTGAACCGGCGCTCAAGGCGCGCGCGCCGTCGCCGCAGGATGACAAGGTCAATCTCAAATATGTCAGCATCTATGGCTGGAGAAAGGAAGCCCGCAAAGAAATCGCAGAGCGTTTCAATGTGATCGCGCGCGAAGGCTATGGCATGACAGAGATCGGATCTGCGACGATTGTCCCGCTGAGTGCCGAAGCGAAATCTCTGGAAACGACCTGCGGACTTCCCGGCCCGTTTCGCGAATTGCGCATCGTCGATGAGCAGGAAAACGATGTCAAACAAGGGGAGAGCGGCGAACTCTGGGTTTCCGGCCGCTCGATCCTGATGGGATATTACAAGCGCCCCGAAGCAAACGCCACGTCGTTCCGCGGCAAGTGGTTTCGCACAGGGGATGTCTTCCGTCAGGATGAGGACGGCTATTACTATATCGTCGGGCGCACCAAGGACATGATCAAACGGGCAGGCGAAAACATCGCCGCAAGAGAGGTCGAGGCGGCGCTTTGTACCTTGCCCGAGATCGAGGAGGCCGCCGTTGTGGCCGTGCCTGACGACACCCGCCGCGAAGAGGTAAAGGCCTACATCCTCCTCAAGCAAGGTCTGAGCAAAACGGATGTCTCGCCCGAGAAGATCATCGCCCATTGCAAGGAGCGCTTGGCGGCCTTCAAGATCCCGCGATATGTCGCCTATGTAACGGATTTCCCGCGCACCCCGAGCCGGAAAATCCAAAAGAACAGGATTCCATCCGACCCGGATAATCCATCTGAAAATTCATGGGATGCAAAAGATGGTCTTTGGCATTAA
- a CDS encoding TetR/AcrR family transcriptional regulator, translating into MKQLSKSSMESALSDSDQTAHSGAPSGVFHLSSVLKQRADNSQDAPKRHRTRLALLAATAEQMEKVGYEQLTIEEIVKSAGLARGTFYLHFKNRSDAAWAVRRAYLALMRARRPRSKKGTSSYQKIYTMNLFYLLCYQTNARILSGQESLMHDRPELSHSRDFLNHRYAQILLKDLARHKGVSPSELISSANVLAVRFIIGMADEVLREIYVKDNPYLRSYATDVQQVAEVLTTVWCRALFSQNPEEGPSIL; encoded by the coding sequence ATGAAGCAGCTCAGCAAATCCAGTATGGAATCTGCATTGTCGGACTCCGATCAGACCGCACATTCCGGGGCGCCAAGCGGTGTTTTTCATCTCTCCAGCGTTCTCAAGCAGCGCGCCGATAACTCGCAGGATGCGCCCAAGCGGCACCGCACGAGATTGGCCCTTTTGGCCGCGACTGCCGAGCAGATGGAAAAGGTGGGGTATGAGCAGCTCACGATCGAAGAAATCGTGAAATCCGCCGGACTGGCAAGAGGAACCTTCTATCTTCACTTCAAGAACAGGTCCGACGCGGCCTGGGCTGTCAGGCGGGCCTATCTCGCGCTGATGCGCGCGAGACGACCGCGCTCGAAAAAGGGGACATCCTCCTACCAGAAAATCTATACAATGAACCTGTTCTATTTGTTGTGCTATCAGACAAACGCGAGAATTCTTTCGGGGCAGGAATCTCTGATGCACGATCGCCCCGAACTGTCCCATTCACGGGATTTCCTGAACCATCGTTATGCTCAGATCCTTCTCAAGGATCTTGCGCGCCACAAAGGGGTTTCGCCGTCCGAATTGATTTCATCCGCAAATGTTCTGGCGGTGCGGTTCATCATCGGGATGGCAGATGAGGTGCTCAGGGAGATATATGTAAAGGACAATCCCTATTTGCGCAGCTATGCCACGGACGTGCAGCAAGTCGCCGAAGTGTTGACGACGGTGTGGTGTCGCGCCCTGTTTTCGCAGAACCCCGAAGAAGGGCCGAGTATTCTCTGA
- the yacG gene encoding DNA gyrase inhibitor YacG has protein sequence MSCPICASASDPKYRPFCSRRCADADLAKWLNGAYALPSQDQDDVADALEAAALSAPKDPPKPH, from the coding sequence ATGAGTTGTCCGATCTGCGCCTCTGCGAGCGACCCCAAGTATCGCCCCTTCTGCTCGCGCCGCTGCGCCGATGCCGATCTGGCCAAGTGGCTGAACGGCGCTTATGCCCTGCCCTCGCAGGATCAGGATGATGTTGCTGACGCTTTGGAGGCCGCCGCTTTGTCCGCCCCTAAGGATCCGCCGAAACCGCATTGA
- a CDS encoding ribonuclease E/G produces MKGRQIILDHIGEREAAALMVDGRLDDLLIDTETPRPGTIYRAVAERPLKGQGGLIVATPDGPGFLRQVKGISPGQSLLVQVTGHAEPGKALPVTQKILFKSRFAIVTPGAPGLNISRAIRDDDRRDTLMVIAREEMANSAFGLILRSACLTGEDDEIGEDIATMAALAERVLGDAEGAPEMLLEGDGPHGLAWRDWSEPADVVTEPGGFEACGVLDALEALRTPQAPLPGGGSLFIEPTRALVAVDVNTGADTSLAAGLKANLACARELPRQLRLRGLGGQIVIDLAPMPKKDRRVFEAALRKGLRDDGIDTVLAGYTPLGHYELQRKRARQPLDELLS; encoded by the coding sequence ATGAAGGGGCGCCAGATCATCCTCGATCATATCGGAGAGCGTGAAGCAGCCGCGCTTATGGTTGACGGGCGGCTCGACGATCTGCTGATCGACACGGAAACACCGCGCCCCGGCACGATTTATCGCGCAGTGGCAGAACGCCCGCTCAAGGGGCAAGGCGGGCTGATCGTCGCTACCCCCGATGGGCCGGGGTTTTTGCGCCAGGTGAAGGGAATTTCACCCGGACAGTCGCTTTTGGTGCAGGTGACGGGCCACGCCGAGCCGGGCAAAGCCCTGCCGGTGACGCAGAAAATCCTGTTCAAGAGCCGGTTTGCCATCGTCACCCCCGGCGCACCGGGGCTCAATATTTCACGCGCCATTCGCGACGATGACCGGCGCGACACGCTCATGGTCATCGCCCGTGAGGAAATGGCGAACAGTGCGTTCGGGCTGATCCTGCGGTCGGCCTGTCTGACCGGCGAAGACGATGAGATCGGCGAAGACATCGCCACCATGGCCGCGCTGGCCGAGCGGGTTCTGGGCGATGCTGAGGGTGCGCCCGAAATGCTGCTTGAGGGCGACGGCCCGCACGGGCTGGCCTGGCGCGACTGGTCCGAGCCCGCCGACGTGGTGACCGAACCGGGCGGCTTTGAGGCCTGCGGCGTGCTAGACGCGCTGGAGGCGTTGAGAACACCTCAAGCCCCCCTGCCCGGCGGTGGCTCGCTTTTTATCGAACCAACACGCGCTCTGGTGGCTGTGGATGTGAACACCGGCGCAGATACCTCGCTGGCGGCAGGGCTGAAGGCCAATCTTGCCTGCGCGCGCGAGTTGCCGCGCCAGTTGCGCCTGCGCGGGCTTGGCGGGCAGATCGTGATCGACCTGGCACCTATGCCCAAGAAGGATCGCCGCGTGTTCGAGGCGGCTCTGCGCAAGGGCCTGCGCGACGATGGCATCGACACCGTTCTGGCCGGGTATACGCCGCTGGGACATTATGAATTGCAACGCAAACGCGCCCGTCAGCCGCTGGATGAGCTGTTGTCATGA
- a CDS encoding Maf family protein, which yields MKLILGSGSPRRKELLAQIGVIPDDIRPPEIDETPAKAELPRPYCARMAREKVLAVKTEDGDIVLCADTTVAMGRRILGKPEDEAEARAFLSALSGRRHRVITAVAVRLGTRIWERDVVTHVKMKRLSAAELDGYLASNDWRGKAGGYGIQGPAGALIPWISGSFTAVVGLPLAETAGLLQGAGYPVWSAT from the coding sequence ATGAAACTCATTCTCGGATCGGGCAGCCCACGTCGCAAGGAATTGCTGGCGCAGATCGGCGTCATACCCGATGACATTCGTCCGCCCGAAATCGACGAAACCCCCGCAAAGGCAGAACTGCCCCGGCCCTATTGCGCGCGCATGGCGCGTGAAAAGGTTCTGGCGGTCAAGACCGAGGACGGGGATATTGTTCTGTGCGCCGATACCACCGTGGCAATGGGCCGCCGGATTCTTGGCAAGCCCGAGGATGAAGCAGAGGCGCGCGCCTTTCTGAGCGCCCTGTCGGGGCGGCGACACCGGGTGATCACGGCAGTCGCCGTGCGTCTTGGGACACGGATATGGGAGCGTGACGTGGTGACACATGTGAAGATGAAACGCCTGTCTGCGGCCGAGCTGGACGGCTATCTTGCCAGCAACGATTGGCGCGGCAAGGCCGGGGGCTATGGCATTCAGGGTCCGGCCGGGGCGCTGATCCCGTGGATTTCGGGCTCGTTCACCGCCGTGGTCGGCCTGCCGCTGGCAGAAACCGCCGGGCTGTTGCAGGGCGCGGGCTATCCGGTCTGGAGCGCGACATGA
- the infA gene encoding translation initiation factor IF-1 yields the protein MAKEELLEFPGVVKELLPNATFLVELENGHTIIAHTAGKMRKNRIRVLAGDKVQVEMTPYDLTKGRINYRFK from the coding sequence ATGGCCAAGGAAGAACTGCTCGAATTTCCAGGCGTCGTGAAGGAACTCCTGCCGAACGCGACATTCCTGGTCGAGCTGGAAAACGGCCATACGATCATCGCACACACGGCAGGCAAGATGCGCAAGAACCGCATCCGCGTTCTCGCAGGCGACAAGGTGCAGGTCGAGATGACGCCCTATGATCTGACCAAGGGTCGGATCAACTATCGCTTTAAATAA
- a CDS encoding carbon-nitrogen hydrolase family protein: MKLASATYPLSWLESWQAYEDKISAWVAKAAGDGADLLVFPEYGAMELAALDGPEAAGSPQGSIDAVAEWLGPAVRLFSALAAEHGVHILSPSAPVREDQRVVNRAGLFTPGGAIGWQDKQIMTRWERDDWRIAPGGPLKVFETELGKIAVLICYDGEFPLLGKALADAGAELILIPSCTEAREGYARVRIGARARAMELQCVTAMASLIGAEPRLYAVEENTGAGGIFGPPDKGFPADGILAQGKLDEAGWTMADVDLGALARVRSDGNVLHLSHWAEQVARVAQVAHVPLR; encoded by the coding sequence ATGAAACTGGCCAGTGCCACCTATCCGCTAAGCTGGTTGGAAAGCTGGCAAGCTTATGAGGACAAGATCAGCGCTTGGGTGGCCAAGGCCGCCGGAGATGGCGCCGATCTGCTGGTCTTTCCCGAGTATGGCGCAATGGAGTTGGCCGCGCTGGATGGGCCTGAGGCGGCAGGCTCGCCGCAGGGGTCGATTGATGCGGTCGCAGAATGGCTTGGGCCAGCGGTCAGGCTTTTTTCAGCACTGGCGGCGGAACACGGCGTGCATATCCTGTCGCCCTCGGCGCCGGTGCGCGAGGATCAACGCGTGGTGAACCGGGCCGGGTTGTTCACACCCGGCGGCGCGATCGGTTGGCAGGACAAGCAGATCATGACGCGGTGGGAACGCGACGATTGGCGTATCGCACCCGGCGGGCCGCTGAAGGTGTTTGAAACCGAACTTGGCAAGATCGCCGTCCTGATCTGCTATGATGGGGAATTTCCTTTGCTGGGCAAGGCGTTGGCCGATGCAGGGGCGGAATTGATCCTGATCCCGTCCTGCACCGAAGCGCGCGAAGGCTATGCAAGGGTGCGCATCGGGGCGCGGGCGCGCGCGATGGAGTTGCAATGTGTGACGGCGATGGCATCTCTGATTGGGGCCGAGCCACGGCTTTATGCGGTTGAGGAAAATACCGGTGCCGGCGGCATCTTTGGCCCACCGGACAAGGGCTTTCCGGCCGATGGCATTCTGGCTCAGGGCAAGCTTGACGAGGCGGGCTGGACCATGGCCGATGTCGATCTGGGCGCCCTCGCCCGGGTACGCAGCGATGGCAATGTGCTGCACCTTTCGCATTGGGCCGAACAGGTTGCGCGTGTCGCACAGGTTGCACACGTGCCGCTCCGCTAA